A genomic region of Hydrogenovibrio crunogenus contains the following coding sequences:
- a CDS encoding DUF302 domain-containing protein — protein sequence MFFQVESHKTFEQAVVDLEAAVKNHNFGVLHIHDLGATLRSKGIEFKDECKIFEVCNPVKAVEVLAIDMRLNMALPCRISVFTENNKTFIGMIEPSEMLGLLSTDEALNKIAKEVEQQLIQMIDEAK from the coding sequence ATGTTTTTTCAAGTAGAAAGTCACAAAACATTTGAGCAGGCAGTGGTGGATTTGGAAGCCGCTGTTAAAAATCATAATTTTGGTGTGTTACACATCCATGATTTAGGAGCCACTTTACGAAGTAAGGGTATTGAGTTTAAGGATGAATGCAAAATTTTTGAAGTATGTAACCCTGTTAAGGCCGTGGAGGTTTTAGCAATCGATATGCGTTTGAATATGGCACTCCCCTGCCGTATCTCTGTTTTTACAGAAAACAACAAAACCTTTATTGGCATGATTGAACCCTCCGAAATGCTCGGCTTATTATCAACAGATGAGGCCTTAAATAAAATCGCAAAGGAAGTTGAACAGCAATTAATTCAAATGATTGATGAAGCGAAATAA
- a CDS encoding copper resistance protein B, with product MNTHIKKLPIVLLLFTSTYSHSSFALSEYDPLLAGLRVNQLEKSTQQGEPLSWDASAWAGKNWHKVYLTSEGESSNGSTESENQLLYSTPVERFWDLQAGIGYDETPENSQTWGVVGFQGLAPYFFEINSRLLVNDKNAGFRLDAEYEALFTQRLILTPSLKLNAYTSDDKKMGIGSGLSSTELGMRLRYEFSRKFAPYIGVKWNQAYATTADYKKEEGAKTSETSLVAGLRFWF from the coding sequence ATGAATACACATATTAAGAAATTACCGATAGTATTATTACTTTTCACATCAACTTACAGCCATTCCTCTTTTGCGCTAAGCGAATACGATCCTTTGTTGGCGGGCTTAAGAGTCAATCAGCTTGAAAAATCCACCCAACAAGGTGAGCCGTTATCCTGGGATGCATCAGCCTGGGCTGGAAAAAACTGGCATAAGGTTTACCTAACCTCGGAAGGGGAATCATCAAATGGTTCGACCGAATCCGAAAATCAGTTGTTATACAGCACCCCTGTTGAAAGGTTTTGGGATTTGCAGGCGGGGATAGGCTATGACGAAACCCCCGAAAACAGCCAAACTTGGGGAGTAGTTGGTTTTCAAGGCTTAGCACCTTACTTTTTTGAAATAAATTCAAGATTACTTGTTAATGACAAGAATGCAGGGTTCCGTTTGGATGCAGAATATGAAGCGCTATTCACACAACGATTGATTTTAACTCCTAGTCTTAAATTGAATGCCTATACATCAGATGATAAAAAAATGGGGATTGGGTCAGGCTTATCGTCTACAGAATTGGGGATGCGGCTACGTTATGAATTTAGTCGAAAGTTTGCACCCTATATTGGTGTGAAATGGAACCAGGCTTATGCAACAACGGCTGATTATAAAAAAGAGGAAGGTGCTAAAACATCAGAGACCAGCCTTGTGGCAGGACTGCGTTTTTGGTTTTAA
- a CDS encoding heavy metal translocating P-type ATPase, translated as MTNQVSKVTGNLIDPVCQMEISENTPFHTLNKGKTFYFCSENCKHKFVSHPEKYLQDLSSQSVKELDITGIQYTCPMHPEIIQDHSGNCPICGMALEPLITPMHVENREDSELKSMRLRFWISTVLALPVFVLAMMTDLSPQYLPQDLNLHTVQWIEFILATPVVLWGGYPFFVRGWLSIKTWNLNMFTLISIGIGAAWGFSMVALLAPHIFPATMQSETGLVAVYFEAAAVITALVLLGQVLELQARSQTNSAIQMLLGLVPNTTWKVEEDGSEAEIPLEAVQVGDILRVRPGDKVPVDGFITKGQSYVDESMVTGESFPVSKNIGDRLIGATINGSGSLLMRAEKIGKDTLLSQIVDMVAQAQRSRAPIQKLADTVSGFFVPIVVVISIIAFFVWWFFGPEPKLAYALVSAVAVLIIACPCALGLATPISIMVGTGRGATHGVLIKNAEALEMMEKVNLLVIDKTGTITEGKPKLVEFNVESGFEKQTVLQLIASLERGSEHPLGLAIIEAAQKQGLSFESVDGFKSLTGKGIMGEVNNQTIAIGNDQLMKTLAINLPPLNDTIKDYRSQGQSVMFVAIDQRFAGFFVVADPIKSTSQEAIKSLHQEGIRVVMLTGDNVTTANSVASSLQIDQVEAGVLPDEKAQWIKSFQSDGYVVAMAGDGVNDAPALAQAHVGIAMGTGTDVAMESAAITLVKGDLRGIVRARKLSKATMKNIRQNLFFAFVYNAAGVPIAAGVLYPAFGLLLSPIIAAAAMSFSSVSVIGNALRLKKVTL; from the coding sequence ATGACAAATCAAGTTTCAAAAGTAACGGGCAATCTTATTGACCCTGTTTGCCAGATGGAGATTTCGGAAAACACGCCTTTTCATACCTTAAATAAAGGCAAAACATTTTATTTTTGCAGTGAAAATTGCAAGCATAAATTTGTCAGTCATCCTGAAAAATATCTACAGGATCTATCTTCACAGTCTGTTAAAGAATTAGACATTACTGGTATTCAATATACCTGTCCAATGCATCCTGAAATCATTCAAGACCATTCGGGAAACTGTCCTATTTGTGGCATGGCACTTGAACCATTAATCACGCCAATGCACGTTGAAAATAGAGAAGATTCAGAACTAAAATCAATGCGCCTCCGTTTTTGGATCAGCACTGTATTAGCTTTACCCGTTTTTGTATTAGCCATGATGACGGATCTATCCCCCCAATATTTGCCCCAAGACTTGAACTTGCATACGGTGCAGTGGATAGAATTTATTTTAGCAACACCAGTGGTTCTTTGGGGAGGCTATCCATTTTTTGTGCGAGGTTGGCTGTCCATAAAAACCTGGAATTTAAACATGTTCACCCTCATTTCAATCGGAATTGGAGCCGCTTGGGGTTTTAGTATGGTCGCACTCTTAGCACCGCACATATTTCCAGCTACGATGCAATCTGAAACAGGTTTAGTGGCTGTTTATTTTGAAGCGGCCGCGGTGATTACCGCCTTGGTATTATTAGGTCAAGTTTTAGAATTACAAGCTCGCTCTCAAACCAATTCAGCCATCCAAATGCTCTTAGGACTCGTCCCTAATACAACTTGGAAAGTTGAAGAAGACGGTTCTGAAGCAGAGATTCCATTAGAGGCAGTGCAAGTTGGAGATATATTACGAGTTCGGCCAGGTGATAAGGTACCTGTCGATGGTTTTATCACCAAAGGTCAAAGTTATGTGGATGAATCCATGGTCACTGGAGAGTCCTTTCCTGTTTCAAAAAACATTGGTGATCGCTTAATTGGTGCCACCATTAATGGTTCTGGCAGTTTATTGATGAGAGCAGAAAAAATTGGCAAAGATACTCTCCTTTCACAAATAGTTGACATGGTAGCGCAAGCGCAACGTTCTCGTGCACCGATTCAAAAACTAGCAGACACTGTCTCGGGATTCTTCGTGCCTATTGTGGTTGTTATTTCAATCATTGCTTTTTTTGTATGGTGGTTTTTTGGCCCCGAACCAAAACTCGCTTATGCCTTAGTCAGTGCTGTCGCAGTTCTTATTATTGCCTGTCCTTGTGCATTAGGACTAGCAACCCCAATTTCAATTATGGTAGGTACTGGAAGAGGAGCTACCCACGGGGTGTTAATTAAAAATGCTGAAGCGCTTGAGATGATGGAAAAAGTGAATCTTTTGGTGATTGATAAAACCGGAACCATAACTGAAGGCAAACCGAAATTGGTCGAATTTAACGTTGAATCCGGGTTTGAAAAACAAACGGTTTTACAGTTGATTGCCAGTTTAGAACGAGGCAGTGAGCATCCTTTAGGTTTAGCGATTATTGAGGCTGCACAAAAACAGGGACTCTCTTTTGAATCGGTAGATGGTTTTAAATCGCTTACTGGAAAAGGGATTATGGGCGAAGTAAATAATCAAACAATTGCCATTGGAAATGATCAATTAATGAAAACACTCGCAATCAACTTACCGCCATTGAATGACACCATCAAAGACTATAGATCGCAAGGTCAATCGGTCATGTTTGTCGCTATCGATCAACGTTTTGCGGGATTTTTTGTCGTGGCTGATCCTATCAAATCGACAAGCCAAGAAGCCATCAAATCGCTTCACCAAGAAGGGATTCGAGTGGTGATGTTAACGGGTGATAATGTAACAACTGCAAATTCGGTTGCCTCTAGTCTACAGATAGATCAAGTTGAAGCTGGCGTATTACCCGATGAAAAAGCTCAGTGGATTAAAAGTTTTCAAAGTGACGGTTACGTTGTTGCCATGGCAGGTGACGGAGTTAATGATGCACCCGCTTTAGCACAAGCCCATGTTGGAATTGCCATGGGTACCGGGACTGATGTCGCCATGGAAAGTGCCGCAATTACTTTAGTAAAAGGAGACCTGAGAGGTATTGTCCGAGCCAGAAAATTAAGTAAAGCAACCATGAAAAATATTCGTCAAAATCTATTTTTTGCCTTTGTCTATAATGCTGCAGGCGTACCGATTGCAGCAGGCGTTTTGTACCCCGCTTTTGGCCTACTGCTGTCACCTATAATTGCCGCAGCGGCTATGAGTTTTAGCTCAGTGTCTGTGATTGGTAACGCTTTGAGATTAAAGAAAGTGACACTCTAA
- a CDS encoding IS481 family transposase codes for MNQQAQRDISKKLKVLNYAKEIGNVAKTCRYFGICRQTFHTWKKSYEKYGEKGLIDSRPCPENHKLRTPKTIEEKILYLRKHYHFGATVIVWHLKRYHDIKISRNGCYQVLLRNGLNRLPENIKKRSRTKFKRYEKKVPGHHVQIDVKFLFFNDSDGKRIKRFQYTAIDDCTRIRALKVYEKHNQQSSIDFLNHVVDKLPFRIKMIRTDNGHEFQSKFHWHADDLGLIHAYIKPGTPRLNGKVERSHLTDKKEFYQLLDYTDDVDLKKRLNQWEDYYNFIRPHSAHQGKTPYEMLKQRI; via the coding sequence ATGAACCAGCAAGCTCAAAGAGATATTTCAAAAAAACTAAAGGTGCTTAATTATGCCAAGGAGATTGGCAACGTTGCAAAAACATGTCGCTATTTTGGCATATGCAGACAAACCTTTCACACTTGGAAAAAGTCGTATGAAAAATATGGCGAAAAAGGCCTAATTGATAGCCGCCCCTGCCCCGAGAACCATAAACTTAGAACCCCTAAAACAATTGAAGAAAAGATACTTTATCTTCGTAAGCACTATCATTTCGGAGCCACAGTCATTGTTTGGCATTTAAAGCGTTATCACGACATTAAAATTTCACGGAATGGGTGTTATCAGGTTTTGCTAAGAAATGGCTTAAATCGATTGCCAGAGAATATCAAAAAGCGTTCTCGTACTAAATTTAAACGTTATGAAAAAAAGGTACCTGGGCATCATGTTCAAATTGATGTGAAATTCCTTTTCTTCAATGATTCTGACGGTAAAAGAATTAAACGCTTTCAATACACTGCTATTGATGACTGTACGCGAATTCGTGCTTTAAAAGTCTATGAAAAGCATAATCAACAAAGTTCTATAGATTTTCTAAATCATGTCGTTGATAAACTCCCTTTCAGAATAAAAATGATACGTACTGACAATGGTCATGAATTCCAATCTAAGTTTCATTGGCATGCAGATGATTTAGGCTTAATACATGCATATATCAAGCCTGGAACTCCAAGGCTAAATGGCAAGGTTGAACGCTCACATTTAACAGATAAAAAGGAGTTTTATCAGCTGCTAGATTACACCGATGATGTTGATCTGAAGAAAAGACTGAATCAATGGGAAGATTACTATAACTTCATCAGGCCACACTCTGCACACCAAGGAAAAACACCATATGAAATGCTAAAACAAAGAATTTAG
- a CDS encoding multicopper oxidase family protein: MNRRQFIQKSLIGLTLLPQAGNAMGTLLGGVGQDDFIHPVFPKVDFYLPDLEQGQPLNGKQRFTLTLQQGKTKILPDVTTQTIGINQDFLGPVIRIKKGQKLRMEVTNQLNEVAALHWHGMILPATEDGGPHQPISPGKTWIAEWDVINEPSTLFYHSHTHQHTGSQVWRGLGGQMQVVDEERDAELGLPHEYGMDDFPVILMDRAFDETGEFIYSNERMNKMQGMHGDTMLVNGRANSVLRPQKDRIRLRLHNASNARFYDLVFSDKRSFQVIAGDGGLLETPQTLNRLRLSPAERAEILVDLSDHQPVSLKTLAGYGNLSMGMGGMMRDTSKLDQDYDLFHIDPRKSEATKPSMIERLIPLPDWSNVEIAQTRTMNLEMQMGPRMMFGSGGFTINGQAMQMEVINERLTANSFEIWHLKNPSMMHHPFHIHNTQFKVLDRNGQAPYPWEQGLKDTVTVHRDETVRILLPTGPYYNNQEPYMYHCHILEHEDAGMMGQFIVTT; the protein is encoded by the coding sequence ATGAACAGACGACAATTTATCCAAAAAAGCCTGATTGGGCTGACGCTCCTTCCTCAGGCAGGCAATGCCATGGGAACGTTACTTGGCGGGGTTGGACAGGACGATTTTATCCATCCTGTTTTTCCTAAAGTGGACTTTTACCTTCCGGATTTAGAACAGGGTCAACCTCTTAATGGAAAGCAGCGCTTTACATTAACACTGCAACAGGGAAAAACGAAGATCCTGCCCGATGTCACGACTCAGACCATTGGCATCAATCAAGATTTTTTAGGCCCCGTCATTCGGATCAAAAAAGGCCAAAAGCTTCGCATGGAAGTCACCAATCAACTGAATGAAGTGGCGGCACTTCACTGGCATGGCATGATTTTGCCTGCAACAGAAGATGGCGGGCCTCACCAACCCATCTCCCCCGGAAAAACCTGGATAGCCGAATGGGACGTGATTAATGAACCCTCCACATTATTTTACCATTCACACACGCACCAACATACCGGATCCCAAGTTTGGCGTGGTTTAGGCGGACAGATGCAAGTGGTTGATGAAGAACGCGATGCCGAACTGGGGCTGCCTCATGAATATGGAATGGATGATTTCCCGGTCATACTCATGGATCGCGCTTTTGACGAAACCGGAGAATTCATCTACAGCAATGAACGGATGAACAAAATGCAAGGCATGCACGGCGACACCATGCTGGTGAATGGCCGAGCCAACTCCGTTTTACGTCCTCAAAAAGATCGTATTCGTTTAAGACTGCACAATGCTTCCAATGCACGTTTTTACGATTTGGTGTTTTCAGACAAGCGTTCTTTTCAAGTCATTGCAGGAGACGGCGGTTTATTGGAAACACCACAAACCCTCAACCGCCTTCGATTATCGCCAGCAGAACGCGCCGAAATTCTGGTTGATCTTTCCGATCACCAACCCGTCTCACTAAAAACCCTAGCGGGTTATGGAAACTTATCGATGGGGATGGGCGGCATGATGAGAGATACATCAAAGCTTGATCAAGACTATGATTTATTTCACATCGACCCCAGAAAATCCGAAGCAACTAAACCCTCGATGATTGAGCGTTTAATCCCATTACCTGACTGGTCCAATGTCGAAATAGCGCAAACGCGAACCATGAATTTAGAAATGCAAATGGGACCTAGAATGATGTTTGGTTCAGGTGGTTTTACAATCAATGGACAAGCTATGCAAATGGAGGTAATAAATGAACGTTTAACCGCCAATAGCTTTGAAATATGGCACCTTAAAAACCCATCAATGATGCATCACCCTTTTCACATTCATAACACTCAATTCAAAGTCTTGGATCGAAATGGCCAAGCGCCTTATCCATGGGAACAAGGATTAAAAGATACAGTGACTGTTCATCGCGATGAAACAGTTCGCATATTGTTACCGACTGGTCCTTATTATAACAATCAAGAACCTTATATGTACCACTGTCACATCTTAGAGCATGAAGATGCGGGAATGATGGGACAATTTATCGTAACAACTTAA
- a CDS encoding c-type cytochrome — MKLLVLILTSLNLFACSSKDDLSEASQNTKRWYSSSDVKIGQHLFKQHCAVCHGEEAQGLAADWKQPLVDGSYPAPPLNGTAHAWHHSLNGLNRTILQGGIPLGGTMPAFKNKLTPEERLQAIAYFQSFWSNKIYQAWLERGGLKNDR; from the coding sequence ATGAAGTTATTGGTTTTAATATTAACAAGTTTGAACCTATTTGCTTGTTCTTCCAAAGACGATCTCTCTGAAGCCAGCCAAAACACAAAACGTTGGTATTCATCAAGTGATGTCAAAATAGGACAGCACCTCTTCAAACAGCATTGTGCTGTCTGTCATGGAGAAGAAGCTCAAGGGCTGGCCGCCGACTGGAAGCAACCACTCGTTGATGGCAGTTACCCTGCTCCACCTCTCAACGGAACCGCGCACGCATGGCACCATTCTCTCAACGGACTTAACAGAACTATTTTACAAGGTGGAATTCCACTTGGCGGAACAATGCCGGCTTTTAAGAATAAATTAACACCGGAAGAACGGCTACAAGCCATCGCTTATTTTCAAAGTTTCTGGTCGAATAAAATCTACCAGGCCTGGCTAGAAAGAGGAGGGTTAAAAAATGACCGCTAA
- a CDS encoding APC family permease, with product MEHSENRTPKYQENSLTLIGAVALGTGVMIGAGIFALTGQMATMTGVLFPLAFLSAALIVSFSAYSYVKMSNAYPSAGGIGMYLYKAYGNSLSTAFNALLMYFSMVIAQSFLARTFGEYTLQLFDTDNNEIWVPVLGVGLLLVAFLINLSTNRLIGGVASFIGFLKIGGIIIFGLVGIWAADNIAMDFTQTTPDSSTLSGFLGATALGILAFKGFTTITNSGSELKDPHHNVGRAITISIIFCVVIYTLVGFAVASNLSLSDIIATQNYSLAAAAKPALGNYGLWFTVVLAMLATAGGIIASIFAVSRMLAMLTEMKLVPHSHFGMSGNIQKHTLLYTVVLGLFLTAFFDLSRIAALGIIFYLIMDIAVQWGILRYLRKEIHANLLILFTAIMLDLLVLGGFLWVKIMSDPMVVGVAIISMAIIAIVEFVFLRNQRLTNSSSLTK from the coding sequence ATGGAGCACTCAGAAAATAGAACACCGAAATACCAAGAAAACAGCCTGACACTAATTGGCGCAGTAGCCTTGGGAACGGGTGTGATGATTGGAGCGGGCATTTTCGCCTTAACTGGCCAAATGGCTACAATGACCGGGGTACTTTTCCCTCTGGCATTTCTCTCGGCCGCACTCATTGTTTCATTTAGCGCTTACTCATATGTGAAGATGTCTAATGCCTACCCTTCGGCAGGAGGCATTGGTATGTACCTCTACAAAGCTTATGGCAACTCTCTATCGACAGCTTTTAATGCGCTGCTGATGTATTTTTCCATGGTGATTGCTCAAAGCTTTCTGGCTCGAACCTTCGGCGAATATACCCTACAACTTTTTGATACAGACAATAATGAGATATGGGTTCCAGTCTTGGGCGTTGGTCTGTTACTAGTCGCTTTTCTCATTAATTTATCGACGAATCGATTAATCGGAGGTGTTGCGTCCTTCATTGGCTTTCTAAAGATAGGCGGTATTATCATTTTTGGTCTGGTTGGCATATGGGCTGCTGATAATATTGCGATGGATTTTACCCAAACAACGCCTGACTCCTCGACGTTGAGTGGCTTTCTTGGTGCTACAGCATTAGGAATTCTTGCGTTCAAAGGGTTTACCACCATCACCAATAGCGGCTCAGAACTAAAAGATCCTCATCACAATGTGGGTCGTGCCATTACTATTTCCATCATCTTTTGTGTTGTGATCTACACCCTGGTGGGATTTGCTGTGGCCAGCAATTTGTCACTGAGTGATATTATCGCAACTCAAAATTATTCTCTGGCTGCCGCCGCAAAACCTGCACTAGGTAATTATGGTCTCTGGTTTACGGTAGTTCTAGCGATGTTGGCCACAGCTGGTGGCATAATAGCCAGCATTTTCGCAGTATCTAGGATGCTCGCCATGCTCACAGAGATGAAGCTTGTGCCTCACAGTCACTTTGGAATGTCTGGTAACATCCAAAAACATACACTTCTCTACACAGTGGTTCTCGGTCTGTTTTTGACGGCATTTTTTGACTTGAGCCGGATTGCTGCACTGGGTATTATTTTCTACCTGATCATGGACATAGCCGTACAGTGGGGGATTCTGCGCTATTTACGCAAAGAAATTCATGCCAATTTACTAATTTTGTTCACAGCAATTATGCTTGATCTATTGGTGCTTGGTGGGTTTCTGTGGGTTAAGATCATGTCTGATCCAATGGTTGTCGGGGTGGCGATAATAAGCATGGCAATCATAGCGATAGTCGAATTTGTCTTTCTCAGAAATCAGAGGCTAACGAACTCTTCTAGTTTGACAAAATAA
- a CDS encoding SHOCT domain-containing protein, translating to MFNYDHTWGFMGGGMWLLWLIFIIVIFLLIKNFNTSSNSASEQNETALDILKKRYAKGEITKEEFEEQKKTLHS from the coding sequence ATGTTTAATTACGATCATACTTGGGGATTCATGGGAGGCGGAATGTGGTTACTCTGGTTAATTTTCATTATTGTTATATTTTTACTAATAAAAAACTTCAACACATCTTCCAATTCTGCTTCAGAACAAAATGAAACCGCTTTGGATATTTTAAAAAAACGATATGCCAAAGGCGAAATAACAAAAGAGGAATTTGAAGAGCAGAAAAAAACACTGCACTCTTAG
- a CDS encoding copper resistance system multicopper oxidase, giving the protein MNTLHKSVQPQLGRRQFVKGIALSTISAAIGSHLPSAWAKEEFSAIGAGNLNPKQPVLIGPEFDLTISETPVNITGSPVKATLINNSLPAPTLVWREGETVTIRVKNTLSVDTSIHWHGIILPFQMDGVPGLSYDGIKPGETFTYQFTVQQHGTYWYHSHSEFQEQTGLYGALVILPKKADPLDYDHDFVIQLSDWSDSAPETLYSNIKKMGGYYNYSQRTVGDFWHEVKTYGFSKAWEKRKMWNQMRMTDRDLSDVTGATYTYLMNGLSPKAHWRTVIESGKKVRLRFVNSSAMTFFDVRIPGLKMTVVAADGNLVQPVEIDEFRIGVAETYDVIVEPDTSKQAYAIFAQAIDRSGFAMGSITSDPTQLADTPEMDPLPILSMTDMGMKMDMGSTSHPMNMDGEMEGMNPSSQSMDMSNGSQSMKHSDHNSMNGTKHDMSSMQQQDYGHALAMEKSQMGMDVSNVDHSKHSHGMENMNVNLDDITIPMDMNPQLPQIKTPSAEGAQIGMRAMAPQYRLDDPGVGLRENGRKVLTYADLKNRFPTRHHPKPTKELVMHLTGNMERYMWSINGIPFEEAEPLNFQYGDRIRITFINDTMMNHPMHLHGVWSDLETGDENHIPRKHTVIVQPGSKISYRVTMDAKGDWAYHCHLLYHMMGMFRKVQIR; this is encoded by the coding sequence ATGAACACATTACATAAAAGCGTACAACCGCAACTGGGTCGACGCCAGTTTGTTAAAGGCATTGCGTTAAGCACCATTTCAGCTGCCATCGGATCTCATCTGCCTTCAGCTTGGGCTAAAGAAGAATTTTCAGCCATCGGCGCAGGGAACTTGAACCCTAAACAGCCCGTTTTAATTGGACCTGAATTTGATTTAACCATTTCAGAAACGCCTGTCAACATTACAGGTTCACCTGTCAAAGCAACCTTAATCAACAACTCTTTACCCGCCCCAACATTGGTTTGGCGTGAGGGAGAGACTGTAACCATTCGCGTAAAAAATACTTTGTCGGTTGATACGTCCATTCACTGGCATGGCATTATTCTTCCCTTTCAAATGGATGGTGTGCCGGGCTTAAGTTATGACGGCATCAAACCTGGTGAAACATTCACCTATCAATTTACTGTGCAGCAACATGGGACCTATTGGTATCACAGTCATTCCGAATTTCAGGAGCAAACCGGATTGTATGGAGCACTGGTTATTTTACCCAAAAAAGCAGACCCACTGGATTACGACCATGATTTCGTGATTCAGCTGTCAGACTGGTCAGACAGTGCGCCCGAGACCCTTTATTCAAACATAAAGAAAATGGGAGGCTATTACAATTACAGCCAAAGAACGGTGGGTGACTTTTGGCATGAAGTCAAAACCTACGGCTTCTCCAAAGCATGGGAAAAACGGAAAATGTGGAACCAAATGCGCATGACAGACCGTGATTTATCCGATGTCACGGGAGCAACCTATACCTATTTAATGAATGGACTGTCGCCTAAAGCGCATTGGCGTACCGTCATTGAATCAGGCAAAAAAGTGAGATTACGATTTGTAAACAGCTCTGCAATGACTTTTTTTGATGTCCGTATCCCGGGCTTAAAAATGACAGTGGTTGCAGCAGATGGAAATTTAGTCCAACCGGTTGAAATTGACGAATTCCGTATTGGCGTTGCCGAAACTTATGACGTCATTGTCGAACCGGATACGTCGAAACAGGCTTATGCAATTTTTGCACAAGCAATTGACCGCTCTGGCTTCGCTATGGGTTCGATCACATCGGATCCGACTCAATTAGCCGACACGCCTGAAATGGACCCTTTACCCATCTTAAGCATGACCGATATGGGCATGAAAATGGACATGGGTTCCACGTCACACCCAATGAATATGGATGGTGAAATGGAAGGAATGAACCCTTCATCTCAATCAATGGACATGAGTAACGGTTCCCAGAGTATGAAACATTCTGATCATAATTCGATGAATGGAACGAAGCATGATATGAGTTCCATGCAACAACAAGACTATGGCCATGCTTTGGCTATGGAGAAAAGCCAAATGGGGATGGATGTCAGCAATGTTGACCATTCCAAGCATTCTCATGGCATGGAGAACATGAACGTGAATCTGGATGACATTACGATTCCGATGGATATGAATCCTCAGTTACCTCAAATCAAAACACCTTCAGCAGAAGGTGCTCAAATTGGTATGAGAGCCATGGCTCCTCAATATAGGCTGGATGATCCAGGAGTTGGACTGAGAGAAAATGGTCGGAAGGTTTTGACATATGCCGACTTAAAAAACCGCTTCCCGACCCGACATCATCCGAAACCGACCAAGGAACTGGTTATGCACTTGACCGGAAATATGGAACGCTACATGTGGTCGATAAATGGCATTCCTTTTGAGGAGGCCGAACCACTTAACTTTCAATATGGTGATCGAATTCGTATTACCTTTATTAATGACACGATGATGAATCACCCTATGCACCTTCATGGCGTTTGGAGTGACCTTGAAACGGGAGATGAAAACCATATTCCCCGTAAGCACACAGTCATTGTCCAGCCTGGCTCTAAAATAAGTTATCGAGTCACCATGGACGCAAAAGGCGACTGGGCTTATCACTGTCATTTGCTTTATCACATGATGGGAATGTTCAGAAAGGTACAAATCCGATAA
- a CDS encoding DsbA family oxidoreductase: MTRKIKITFLGDILCVWAYSTHALLEKLKHEYADRIEIDYRFISVFGDAEKFIEDGWHDKGSYSGFSNHLQAVANELGYINVNPVIWKDCKPKTSSMAHLYMKAIQLWEQKNMSLSDNQNPLKRKSEEVLWQMRVLFFEQGKDISNTKILDDLLKNANIDPVQITPFLENGSAMASLLSDYELEPQLKLDGSPTLLLNENRQKLYGNIGYEVIKANIEALL; this comes from the coding sequence ATGACTAGAAAGATCAAAATTACATTTTTAGGTGACATTCTTTGTGTCTGGGCCTACTCCACTCATGCACTCTTAGAAAAGTTAAAGCATGAATATGCTGACCGCATTGAAATTGATTATCGGTTTATTTCCGTGTTCGGCGATGCTGAAAAATTTATAGAGGACGGCTGGCATGATAAAGGAAGCTATTCTGGCTTCTCTAATCACTTACAAGCAGTTGCAAATGAACTTGGATACATTAACGTCAACCCAGTCATTTGGAAAGACTGCAAACCCAAAACTTCTTCTATGGCTCATCTATATATGAAGGCAATCCAGTTATGGGAACAAAAAAATATGAGTTTATCTGATAACCAAAATCCACTAAAACGTAAAAGTGAAGAAGTACTTTGGCAAATGAGAGTGCTTTTTTTTGAACAGGGTAAAGACATTTCTAATACAAAAATTCTGGATGATTTATTAAAAAACGCTAACATAGATCCTGTACAAATTACCCCCTTTCTAGAGAATGGTTCAGCTATGGCATCATTACTAAGTGATTACGAGCTTGAGCCACAACTAAAACTTGATGGAAGTCCGACCTTGTTGTTGAATGAAAATCGTCAAAAATTGTATGGCAATATTGGCTACGAAGTTATTAAAGCAAATATTGAGGCACTACTTTAA